A single region of the Jaculus jaculus isolate mJacJac1 chromosome 15, mJacJac1.mat.Y.cur, whole genome shotgun sequence genome encodes:
- the LOC101615141 gene encoding zinc finger protein 260-like isoform X3 yields MELISFEDIAVDFTWQEWQELDAAQRALYRDVMLENYSNLAFVGLFMTKAELNFKSRHGFGPRSIEEASDQSLSVSTAIEPSEENREKDLQQMGIIIRTISNEDMIKAEVKSQQKFHQWTNAFECQACLKTYYNTSYASMSHRLDSCVKAYGCEECRIYYESTLTQNQRTLIREKTFECEECRKSFYRKSDLTNHQKTHAGEKVHECKECTKAFYSKSNLMKHLKTHAVEKYHVCNECSKGFPRKSQLILHQRIHTGDKPYECEECTKAFYCKSKLTLHKRTHTGEKPFECNECMKAFICKSYLTKHLKIHKGEKPYECNECQKAFYDKSYLTVHQKTHKGEKPFECNDCMKTFYFKSNLTKHLKTHTGEKPYECKECGKAFYCKSNLTVHQRSHTGEKPYECNECKKAFPTKSQLTQHQRTHTGEKPFECSECRKNFPSRSHLIVHQRTHTGEKPYECSECRKTFCHKSDLTKHRRTHTREKPYECKECMKAFHCNSNLTKHLRTHTGEKPYECKECSKAFYYKSDLTVHHRTHTGEKPYECKECKKAFYCKSKLSLHLKTHTGEKPYECKECRKAFYWKSQLTLHQRNHTGPCASGRLMKPMME; encoded by the exons ATG GAGTTGATATCCTTTGAGGACATAGCTGTGGACTTCACGTGGCAGGAGTGGCAGGAGCTGGATGCTGCTCAGAGGGCTCTCTACAGGGacgtgatgctggagaactacagcAACCTGGCATTCGTGG GGCTCTTCATGACTAAAGCAGAGTTGAACTTTAAGTCGAGGCATGGATTTGGACCACGGAGTATAGAAGAAGCCTCAGATCAGAGTCTTTCAG TCAGTACCGCAATTGAGCCCAGCGAGGAAAATCGAGAGAAAGATTTGCAGCAAATGGGAATCATCATCAGGACTATATCAAATGAAGATATGATTAAA GCAGAAGTAAAGTCTCAACAGAAATTCCACCAATGGACAAATGCCTTTGAATGTCAAGCATGTTTAAAAACATACTACAATACATCATATGCCAGCATGAGTCATAGACTTGACTCCTGTGTGAAGGCCTATGGATGTGAGGAGTGTAGGATATATTATGAGTCAACCCTTACTCAAAATCAGAGAACTCTTATAAGAGAGAAGACATTTGAATGTGAAGAATGCAGGAAATCTTTCTATCGAAAGTCGGACCTCACTAACCATCAGAAAACTCATGCAGGCGAGAAGGTGCATGAGTGTAAAGAGTGCACAAAAGCTTTCTACAGCAAGTCAAATCTCATGAAACATCTGAAGACTCATGCTGTTGAAAAATATCATGTATGTAATGAGTGCAGCAAAGGTTTCCCTAGAAAGTCACAACTCATTCTACACCAGAGAATTCATACAGGTGATAAGCCTTATGAATGTGAAGAGTGCACAAAAGCCTTTTACTGTAAGTCAAAACTCACTCTACATAAGCGAACTCATACAGGTGAAAAGCCctttgaatgtaatgaatgtatGAAAGCCTTTATCTGCAAGTCATATCTCACTAAACATCTGAAAATTCATAAAGGTGAGAAGccttatgaatgtaatgaatgccAGAAAGCTTTCTATGACAAGTCATACTTAACTGTACATCAGAAAACTCACAAAGGTGAAAAACCCTTTGAATGTAATGACTGCATGAAAACATTCTACTTTAAGTCAAATCTCACTAAACATCTGAAAACTCATACAGGTGAAAAACCTTACGAATGtaaagaatgtgggaaagctttctacTGCAAATCAAACCTCACTGTACATCAGAGAAgccatacaggtgagaaaccttatgaatgtaatgaatgcaaGAAAGCTTTTCCAACCAAGTCTCAACTCACacagcatcagagaactcacacaggcgAGAAACCTTTTGAATGTAGTGAATGCAGGAAAAATTTTCCCAGCAGGTCACATCTCAttgtgcatcagagaactcatacaggtgagaagccttATGAATGCAGTGAATGCAGGAAGACTTTCTGCCACAAGTCAGACCTCACTAAGCATCGGAGAACTCATACACGTGAGAAGCCTTATGAATGTAAAGAATGCATGAAAGCCTTCCATTGCAACTCAAATCTCACTAAACACCTgagaactcatacaggtgagaagccttATGAATGTAAAGAATGTAGCAAAGCTTTCTACTACAAGTCAGACCTCACTGTGCATCACAGAACTCATACAGGCGAGAAGCCGTATGAATGTAAAGAATGCAAGAAAGCATTCTATTGCAAGTCAAAACTCAGTCTACACCTGAaaactcatacaggtgagaaaccctatgaatgtaaaGAATGTAGGAAAGCATTCTATTGGAAGTCCCAACTAACTCTGCACCAGAGAAATCACACAG GACCATGTGCCTCTGGGAGACTTATGAAACCCATGATGGAATGA
- the LOC101615141 gene encoding zinc finger protein 260-like isoform X4 — protein MGIIIRTISNEDMIKAEVKSQQKFHQWTNAFECQACLKTYYNTSYASMSHRLDSCVKAYGCEECRIYYESTLTQNQRTLIREKTFECEECRKSFYRKSDLTNHQKTHAGEKVHECKECTKAFYSKSNLMKHLKTHAVEKYHVCNECSKGFPRKSQLILHQRIHTGDKPYECEECTKAFYCKSKLTLHKRTHTGEKPFECNECMKAFICKSYLTKHLKIHKGEKPYECNECQKAFYDKSYLTVHQKTHKGEKPFECNDCMKTFYFKSNLTKHLKTHTGEKPYECKECGKAFYCKSNLTVHQRSHTGEKPYECNECKKAFPTKSQLTQHQRTHTGEKPFECSECRKNFPSRSHLIVHQRTHTGEKPYECSECRKTFCHKSDLTKHRRTHTREKPYECKECMKAFHCNSNLTKHLRTHTGEKPYECKECSKAFYYKSDLTVHHRTHTGEKPYECKECKKAFYCKSKLSLHLKTHTGEKPYECKECRKAFYWKSQLTLHQRNHTASCCWQKAPDQKQLWKESVYLGLTDLRSSSIVAGETDMGRVWTSPPVRHQMDNSSRRVCPENIFPTTHKSFDTLGNGSVKYCD, from the exons ATGGGAATCATCATCAGGACTATATCAAATGAAGATATGATTAAA GCAGAAGTAAAGTCTCAACAGAAATTCCACCAATGGACAAATGCCTTTGAATGTCAAGCATGTTTAAAAACATACTACAATACATCATATGCCAGCATGAGTCATAGACTTGACTCCTGTGTGAAGGCCTATGGATGTGAGGAGTGTAGGATATATTATGAGTCAACCCTTACTCAAAATCAGAGAACTCTTATAAGAGAGAAGACATTTGAATGTGAAGAATGCAGGAAATCTTTCTATCGAAAGTCGGACCTCACTAACCATCAGAAAACTCATGCAGGCGAGAAGGTGCATGAGTGTAAAGAGTGCACAAAAGCTTTCTACAGCAAGTCAAATCTCATGAAACATCTGAAGACTCATGCTGTTGAAAAATATCATGTATGTAATGAGTGCAGCAAAGGTTTCCCTAGAAAGTCACAACTCATTCTACACCAGAGAATTCATACAGGTGATAAGCCTTATGAATGTGAAGAGTGCACAAAAGCCTTTTACTGTAAGTCAAAACTCACTCTACATAAGCGAACTCATACAGGTGAAAAGCCctttgaatgtaatgaatgtatGAAAGCCTTTATCTGCAAGTCATATCTCACTAAACATCTGAAAATTCATAAAGGTGAGAAGccttatgaatgtaatgaatgccAGAAAGCTTTCTATGACAAGTCATACTTAACTGTACATCAGAAAACTCACAAAGGTGAAAAACCCTTTGAATGTAATGACTGCATGAAAACATTCTACTTTAAGTCAAATCTCACTAAACATCTGAAAACTCATACAGGTGAAAAACCTTACGAATGtaaagaatgtgggaaagctttctacTGCAAATCAAACCTCACTGTACATCAGAGAAgccatacaggtgagaaaccttatgaatgtaatgaatgcaaGAAAGCTTTTCCAACCAAGTCTCAACTCACacagcatcagagaactcacacaggcgAGAAACCTTTTGAATGTAGTGAATGCAGGAAAAATTTTCCCAGCAGGTCACATCTCAttgtgcatcagagaactcatacaggtgagaagccttATGAATGCAGTGAATGCAGGAAGACTTTCTGCCACAAGTCAGACCTCACTAAGCATCGGAGAACTCATACACGTGAGAAGCCTTATGAATGTAAAGAATGCATGAAAGCCTTCCATTGCAACTCAAATCTCACTAAACACCTgagaactcatacaggtgagaagccttATGAATGTAAAGAATGTAGCAAAGCTTTCTACTACAAGTCAGACCTCACTGTGCATCACAGAACTCATACAGGCGAGAAGCCGTATGAATGTAAAGAATGCAAGAAAGCATTCTATTGCAAGTCAAAACTCAGTCTACACCTGAaaactcatacaggtgagaaaccctatgaatgtaaaGAATGTAGGAAAGCATTCTATTGGAAGTCCCAACTAACTCTGCACCAGAGAAATCACACAG CTTCATGTtgttggcagaaagcacctgaccaaaagcagctgtggaaggaaagtgtttatcttgggcttacagacttaaggagcAGCTCCATTGTGGCAGGGGAAACTGACATGGGTAGAGTCTGGACATCACCACCTGTCagacatcagatggacaatagcagtaGAAGAGTGTGCCCAGAAAATATCTTTCCTACAACTCACAAATCATTTGACACCCTAGGCAATGGAAGTGTAAAATACTGTGACTAG
- the LOC101615141 gene encoding zinc finger protein 260-like isoform X2, with translation MELISFEDIAVDFTWQEWQELDAAQRALYRDVMLENYSNLAFVGLFMTKAELNFKSRHGFGPRSIEEASDQSLSVSTAIEPSEENREKDLQQMGIIIRTISNEDMIKAEVKSQQKFHQWTNAFECQACLKTYYNTSYASMSHRLDSCVKAYGCEECRIYYESTLTQNQRTLIREKTFECEECRKSFYRKSDLTNHQKTHAGEKVHECKECTKAFYSKSNLMKHLKTHAVEKYHVCNECSKGFPRKSQLILHQRIHTGDKPYECEECTKAFYCKSKLTLHKRTHTGEKPFECNECMKAFICKSYLTKHLKIHKGEKPYECNECQKAFYDKSYLTVHQKTHKGEKPFECNDCMKTFYFKSNLTKHLKTHTGEKPYECKECGKAFYCKSNLTVHQRSHTGEKPYECNECKKAFPTKSQLTQHQRTHTGEKPFECSECRKNFPSRSHLIVHQRTHTGEKPYECSECRKTFCHKSDLTKHRRTHTREKPYECKECMKAFHCNSNLTKHLRTHTGEKPYECKECSKAFYYKSDLTVHHRTHTGEKPYECKECKKAFYCKSKLSLHLKTHTGEKPYECKECRKAFYWKSQLTLHQRNHTGEKCYECKECRKGFPKRSQLILHQSTHIGEKPYECKECPKAFYCKSNLIKHLRTHTNQKPYERKAFYDH, from the exons ATG GAGTTGATATCCTTTGAGGACATAGCTGTGGACTTCACGTGGCAGGAGTGGCAGGAGCTGGATGCTGCTCAGAGGGCTCTCTACAGGGacgtgatgctggagaactacagcAACCTGGCATTCGTGG GGCTCTTCATGACTAAAGCAGAGTTGAACTTTAAGTCGAGGCATGGATTTGGACCACGGAGTATAGAAGAAGCCTCAGATCAGAGTCTTTCAG TCAGTACCGCAATTGAGCCCAGCGAGGAAAATCGAGAGAAAGATTTGCAGCAAATGGGAATCATCATCAGGACTATATCAAATGAAGATATGATTAAA GCAGAAGTAAAGTCTCAACAGAAATTCCACCAATGGACAAATGCCTTTGAATGTCAAGCATGTTTAAAAACATACTACAATACATCATATGCCAGCATGAGTCATAGACTTGACTCCTGTGTGAAGGCCTATGGATGTGAGGAGTGTAGGATATATTATGAGTCAACCCTTACTCAAAATCAGAGAACTCTTATAAGAGAGAAGACATTTGAATGTGAAGAATGCAGGAAATCTTTCTATCGAAAGTCGGACCTCACTAACCATCAGAAAACTCATGCAGGCGAGAAGGTGCATGAGTGTAAAGAGTGCACAAAAGCTTTCTACAGCAAGTCAAATCTCATGAAACATCTGAAGACTCATGCTGTTGAAAAATATCATGTATGTAATGAGTGCAGCAAAGGTTTCCCTAGAAAGTCACAACTCATTCTACACCAGAGAATTCATACAGGTGATAAGCCTTATGAATGTGAAGAGTGCACAAAAGCCTTTTACTGTAAGTCAAAACTCACTCTACATAAGCGAACTCATACAGGTGAAAAGCCctttgaatgtaatgaatgtatGAAAGCCTTTATCTGCAAGTCATATCTCACTAAACATCTGAAAATTCATAAAGGTGAGAAGccttatgaatgtaatgaatgccAGAAAGCTTTCTATGACAAGTCATACTTAACTGTACATCAGAAAACTCACAAAGGTGAAAAACCCTTTGAATGTAATGACTGCATGAAAACATTCTACTTTAAGTCAAATCTCACTAAACATCTGAAAACTCATACAGGTGAAAAACCTTACGAATGtaaagaatgtgggaaagctttctacTGCAAATCAAACCTCACTGTACATCAGAGAAgccatacaggtgagaaaccttatgaatgtaatgaatgcaaGAAAGCTTTTCCAACCAAGTCTCAACTCACacagcatcagagaactcacacaggcgAGAAACCTTTTGAATGTAGTGAATGCAGGAAAAATTTTCCCAGCAGGTCACATCTCAttgtgcatcagagaactcatacaggtgagaagccttATGAATGCAGTGAATGCAGGAAGACTTTCTGCCACAAGTCAGACCTCACTAAGCATCGGAGAACTCATACACGTGAGAAGCCTTATGAATGTAAAGAATGCATGAAAGCCTTCCATTGCAACTCAAATCTCACTAAACACCTgagaactcatacaggtgagaagccttATGAATGTAAAGAATGTAGCAAAGCTTTCTACTACAAGTCAGACCTCACTGTGCATCACAGAACTCATACAGGCGAGAAGCCGTATGAATGTAAAGAATGCAAGAAAGCATTCTATTGCAAGTCAAAACTCAGTCTACACCTGAaaactcatacaggtgagaaaccctatgaatgtaaaGAATGTAGGAAAGCATTCTATTGGAAGTCCCAACTAACTCTGCACCAGAGAAATCACACAGGTGAGAAGTGTTATGAATGTAAAGAATGCAGGAAAGGTTTCCCAAAAAGGTCACAACTCATTCTACATCAGAGTACACATataggtgaaaagccatatgaatgtaaagAATGCCCCAAAGCTTTCTATTGCAAGTCAAATCTTATTAAACATCTGAGAACTCATACAAACCAGAAGCCTTATGAAAGGAAAGCTTTCTATGACCATTAA
- the LOC101615141 gene encoding zinc finger protein 260-like isoform X1: MELISFEDIAVDFTWQEWQELDAAQRALYRDVMLENYSNLAFVGLFMTKAELNFKSRHGFGPRSIEEASDQSLSVSTAIEPSEENREKDLQQMGIIIRTISNEDMIKAEVKSQQKFHQWTNAFECQACLKTYYNTSYASMSHRLDSCVKAYGCEECRIYYESTLTQNQRTLIREKTFECEECRKSFYRKSDLTNHQKTHAGEKVHECKECTKAFYSKSNLMKHLKTHAVEKYHVCNECSKGFPRKSQLILHQRIHTGDKPYECEECTKAFYCKSKLTLHKRTHTGEKPFECNECMKAFICKSYLTKHLKIHKGEKPYECNECQKAFYDKSYLTVHQKTHKGEKPFECNDCMKTFYFKSNLTKHLKTHTGEKPYECKECGKAFYCKSNLTVHQRSHTGEKPYECNECKKAFPTKSQLTQHQRTHTGEKPFECSECRKNFPSRSHLIVHQRTHTGEKPYECSECRKTFCHKSDLTKHRRTHTREKPYECKECMKAFHCNSNLTKHLRTHTGEKPYECKECSKAFYYKSDLTVHHRTHTGEKPYECKECKKAFYCKSKLSLHLKTHTGEKPYECKECRKAFYWKSQLTLHQRNHTASCCWQKAPDQKQLWKESVYLGLTDLRSSSIVAGETDMGRVWTSPPVRHQMDNSSRRVCPENIFPTTHKSFDTLGNGSVKYCD; the protein is encoded by the exons ATG GAGTTGATATCCTTTGAGGACATAGCTGTGGACTTCACGTGGCAGGAGTGGCAGGAGCTGGATGCTGCTCAGAGGGCTCTCTACAGGGacgtgatgctggagaactacagcAACCTGGCATTCGTGG GGCTCTTCATGACTAAAGCAGAGTTGAACTTTAAGTCGAGGCATGGATTTGGACCACGGAGTATAGAAGAAGCCTCAGATCAGAGTCTTTCAG TCAGTACCGCAATTGAGCCCAGCGAGGAAAATCGAGAGAAAGATTTGCAGCAAATGGGAATCATCATCAGGACTATATCAAATGAAGATATGATTAAA GCAGAAGTAAAGTCTCAACAGAAATTCCACCAATGGACAAATGCCTTTGAATGTCAAGCATGTTTAAAAACATACTACAATACATCATATGCCAGCATGAGTCATAGACTTGACTCCTGTGTGAAGGCCTATGGATGTGAGGAGTGTAGGATATATTATGAGTCAACCCTTACTCAAAATCAGAGAACTCTTATAAGAGAGAAGACATTTGAATGTGAAGAATGCAGGAAATCTTTCTATCGAAAGTCGGACCTCACTAACCATCAGAAAACTCATGCAGGCGAGAAGGTGCATGAGTGTAAAGAGTGCACAAAAGCTTTCTACAGCAAGTCAAATCTCATGAAACATCTGAAGACTCATGCTGTTGAAAAATATCATGTATGTAATGAGTGCAGCAAAGGTTTCCCTAGAAAGTCACAACTCATTCTACACCAGAGAATTCATACAGGTGATAAGCCTTATGAATGTGAAGAGTGCACAAAAGCCTTTTACTGTAAGTCAAAACTCACTCTACATAAGCGAACTCATACAGGTGAAAAGCCctttgaatgtaatgaatgtatGAAAGCCTTTATCTGCAAGTCATATCTCACTAAACATCTGAAAATTCATAAAGGTGAGAAGccttatgaatgtaatgaatgccAGAAAGCTTTCTATGACAAGTCATACTTAACTGTACATCAGAAAACTCACAAAGGTGAAAAACCCTTTGAATGTAATGACTGCATGAAAACATTCTACTTTAAGTCAAATCTCACTAAACATCTGAAAACTCATACAGGTGAAAAACCTTACGAATGtaaagaatgtgggaaagctttctacTGCAAATCAAACCTCACTGTACATCAGAGAAgccatacaggtgagaaaccttatgaatgtaatgaatgcaaGAAAGCTTTTCCAACCAAGTCTCAACTCACacagcatcagagaactcacacaggcgAGAAACCTTTTGAATGTAGTGAATGCAGGAAAAATTTTCCCAGCAGGTCACATCTCAttgtgcatcagagaactcatacaggtgagaagccttATGAATGCAGTGAATGCAGGAAGACTTTCTGCCACAAGTCAGACCTCACTAAGCATCGGAGAACTCATACACGTGAGAAGCCTTATGAATGTAAAGAATGCATGAAAGCCTTCCATTGCAACTCAAATCTCACTAAACACCTgagaactcatacaggtgagaagccttATGAATGTAAAGAATGTAGCAAAGCTTTCTACTACAAGTCAGACCTCACTGTGCATCACAGAACTCATACAGGCGAGAAGCCGTATGAATGTAAAGAATGCAAGAAAGCATTCTATTGCAAGTCAAAACTCAGTCTACACCTGAaaactcatacaggtgagaaaccctatgaatgtaaaGAATGTAGGAAAGCATTCTATTGGAAGTCCCAACTAACTCTGCACCAGAGAAATCACACAG CTTCATGTtgttggcagaaagcacctgaccaaaagcagctgtggaaggaaagtgtttatcttgggcttacagacttaaggagcAGCTCCATTGTGGCAGGGGAAACTGACATGGGTAGAGTCTGGACATCACCACCTGTCagacatcagatggacaatagcagtaGAAGAGTGTGCCCAGAAAATATCTTTCCTACAACTCACAAATCATTTGACACCCTAGGCAATGGAAGTGTAAAATACTGTGACTAG